The following proteins are encoded in a genomic region of Cryptomeria japonica chromosome 11, Sugi_1.0, whole genome shotgun sequence:
- the LOC131071091 gene encoding uncharacterized protein LOC131071091: MTTDYKEEISLLSFLWKYRPEYKAVYKYLARMDFNQLLKRNEEDSVYEDQEQSVGAIPRILTVNFNAGNYRGSQEAWAGLALEITKEIEESMTLAQWLSTCWRNVWRRNSTIFYVHFIFPFLVLVFVAVWIAWAAWMFLQRAKDPQLKNLKYGSIPITVIVIIWSAFKGVLSIFKPVSKQLSGYFSLPDHSQELGYQEKVISDINFLKEEIGKEPYPIFSFIAGEKCNNWRGLLENKVKGTPIPKYSSAPDSKLRIIAFVDDLDHCEDEVILRVLWAINLVFRICEISVILTMDKNTIRTAFQNSSHNQDGDNVDKFISKIIQLPVSLPDPTDKEWAKFIEHELTLIEPDSRLIDPDTSRSEEGDEDPNEDEDLNEDEDLNEDEDVSEALSLVEDEDNTVNRINDVESGNTRCEGCIPSSCSLLIQMQKGLKSCFGKIFSWLHKKDSEQSQPSDSPADLLIGSRYDYLRQGLWHRLSKRIWQLRQIVMQGYTEDEIETLNKFKGFATGINKLPREWRCYINYHKFARNVIVKKVGNAKYPCRTVEFVAWTFVCWQWKREMNILIKEWHSYTDVKHKGGHTKCDPSLKEIVANYIKRQWPVQTQAGQAEGSEEEEKKKEWNRLKEALDTVQDIAMKGLSTSKEVQYPREIGKLLGWVPSIGTSMLMEEEEIRKEKERWYNLLKALHIVQDVSMEGIQWFQQFRFHCDDRNLTLPLEYSEHPVPNRGPNFLPPELEALLK; the protein is encoded by the exons ATGACAACTGATTATAAGGAGGaaatatcacttctctcttttctgTGGAAATACCGACCAGAATATAAAGCTGTGTACAAATATTTGGCACGCATGGACTTCAACCAATTG CTGAAAAGGAATGAAGAAGATTCAGTGTACGAGGATCAGGAGCAATCAGTGGGAGCTATTCCAAGGATTTTAACTGTAAATTTCAATGCTGGGAACTACCGGGGAAGCCAGGAAGCTTGGGCAGGGCTGGCACTTGAGATAACCAAAGAAATCGAAGAGTCTATGACTTTGGCCCAGTGGCTCAGTACGTGTTGGAGAAATGTTTGGAGAAGAAACAGTACCATATTTTACGTGcactttatttttccttttctggTTTTGGTCTTTGTGGCTGTGTGGATTGCCTGGGCCGCATGGATGTTTCTACAACGAGCTAAAGATCCCCAGCTTAAAAACTTAAAATATGGATCTATACCTATAACTGTAATAGTAATAATTTGGTCTGCTTTCAAGGGAGTACTTTCTATTTTTAAGCCCGTGAGCAAACAATTGAGTGGTTATTTCAGCTTGCCTGATCATTCACAGGAGTTAGGATATCAAGAAAAGGTTATTTCAGACAttaatttcttgaaagaagaaaTTGGTAAAGAACCATACCCAATTTTTTCTTTTATTGCTGGTGAAAAATGCAATAATTGGAGAGGTTTGTTGGAAAACAAGGTTAAAGGCACCCCTATTCCCAAATATAGCTCAGCTCCAGACAGTAAGCTCCGAATAATAGCCTTTGTGGATGACTTGGACCATTGTGAAGACGAAGTTATATTGCGG GTGCTATGGGCCATTAACCTCGTCTTCAGGATTTGTGAAATTAGCGTTATTTTAACAATGGACAAGAATACCATTCGAACAGCATTTCAAAATTCTTCACACAACCAAGATGGGGATAATGTAGATAAGTTTATAAGTAAAATTATCCAGCTGCCAGTGAGCTTACCGGACCCCACTGATAAAGAATGGGCAAAATTTATAGAACATGAGCTGACATTGATTGAGCCAGATTCAAGATTGATTGATCCAGATACAAGCAGATCTGAAGAAGGAGATGAAGACCCAAATGAAGATGAAGACCTAAATGAAGATGAAGATCTAAATGAAGATGAAGACGTTAGTGAAGCTCTCTCTTTGGTTGAAGATGAAG ACAATACAGTCAACAGGATAAATGATGTTGAGAGTGGCAACACAAGGTGCGAGGGTTGTATTCCGTCTTCCTGCAGTCTGCTAATCCAAATGCAAAAAG GTCTCAAATCTTGCTTCGGGAAGATCTTCTCTTGGTTACATAAAAAGGATAGTGAGCAATCTCAACCTTCTGATAGTCCCGCTGACCTACTTATTGGAAGTCGCTATGATTATTTGAGGCAAGGATTATGGCATCGTCTGTCGAAACGTATATGGCAGCTTAGACAGATAGTGATGCAGGGTTACACTGAAGACGAAATTGAAACATTGAATAAATTCAAGGGTTTTGCGACAGGAATCAACAAACTTCCCCGGGAGTGGAGATGCTACATAAACTACCACAAATTTGCCAGAAATGTAATAGTTAAAAAAGTTGGAAATGCAAAGTACCCTTGCAGAACCGTAGAATTTGTGGCCTGGACGTTTGTATGTTGGCAATGGAAACGCGAAATGAACATTCTCATAAAG GAATGGCACTCTTACACTGATGTGAAACATAAAGGCGGCCATACAAAATGCGACCCTTCCCTCAAGGAAATAGTTGCCAATTATATAAAACGACAATGGCCAGTCCAAACACAAGCCGGGCAAGCTGAGGGCAgcgaggaagaggagaaaaagaaagagtggAACAGATTGAAAGAGGCCTTAGACACCGTgcaagatatagcaatgaaaggtTTGTCCACTTCAAAAGAAGTTCAGTATCCGCGTGAGATTGGGAAACTTCTAGGCTGGGTACCCTCCATTGGAACTTCCATGTTAATGGAGGAGGAAgaaataagaaaggaaaaagaacgATGGTATAACCTACTTAAAGCCTTGCACATTGTCCAAGACGTATCAATGGAGGGTATTCAATGGTTTCAGCAGTTCAGATTCCACTGTGATGATAGGAATCTCACACTTCCTCTTGAATACTCAGAACATCCGGTTCCTAACAGGGGTCCCAACTTCTTACCTCCTGAACTTGAAGCTTTACTCAAGTAG